In one window of Clupea harengus chromosome 4, Ch_v2.0.2, whole genome shotgun sequence DNA:
- the LOC105894268 gene encoding suppressor of cytokine signaling 2-like, protein MGHTQCVSKSAETEPATRWRDWRRKLRPFARQTLGRRGVSSPTALMIIPNSASDESLTAVRPKNQLERRQLEPTVDAEGFEKAMLHLNDSGWYWGSLTAAEAKQVLDEALEGTFLLRKSSNPAYLLTLSVRTSVGPTHLRIEYVNGNFGFDSVAMARPQLKQFKGAVELVQHYALAYQRTANPKEETRPAEEAEENALPVASETLQLKLTRPLHKKPSSLQHLCRKAINQYSHSHKDLPLPERLKDFLLEYPFLL, encoded by the exons ATGGGGCATACACAATGCGTGAGTAAGTCCGCCGAGACTGAACCAGCGACGCGTTGGAGAGACTGGCGAAGGAAGCTCAGACCCTTTGCCCGACAAACATTGGGACGCAGAGGTGTATCATCACCAACGGCTCTTATGATTATTCCAAACTCAGCATCCGATGAGTCCTTAACAGCCGTGCGGCCAAAAAATCAACTGGAGCGTCGCCAACTTGAACCAACCGTGGATGCCGAGGGATTTGAGAAAGCAATGCTGCACTTGAACGACTCCG GCTGGTACTGGGGATCTCTAACCGCTGCAGAGGCAAAGCAAGTTCTTGATGAAGCCCTTGAAGGCACTTTCTTGTTGCGAAAGAGCTCTAACCCTGCCTACCTGCTTACCCTTTCTGTAAGGACCAGTGTCGGACCCACACACCTGCGCATTGAGTATGTGAATGGAAATTTTGGCTTTGACTCAGTGGCAATGGCTCGTCCTCAGCTTAAGCAGTTCAAAGGTGCTGTGGAACTGGTGCAGCACTATGCCCTGGCTTACCAGAGGACAGCCAACCCCAAAGAGGAGACAAGGCCTgctgaggaggcagaggagaatgCCTTGCCAGTGGCATCTGAGACCTTGCAACTCAAGCTCACCAGACCTCTCCACAAAAAGCCTAGCAGTCTCCAACATCTTTGCCGTAAGGCCATTAACCAATATTCACACAGTCACAAGGACTTGCCCCTGCCTGAAAGGTTAAAGGATTTCCTTTTGGAGTATCCATTTCTGTTGTAG